A single window of Plasmodium malariae genome assembly, chromosome: 8 DNA harbors:
- the PmUG01_08054400 gene encoding Plasmodium exported protein, unknown function translates to MEQKINMSVFYKIGTFFLLTWICHFVNDDSKLNNILNAQYNVDRKLGTRTYRLLARHKNKNDSDILFLNEEMPNNRVYNKKGETCRRKRSNGSSFNNEEDYEQIGKSIPYLYTKRCSNPNKRKVDKLYYLCKVRNIMNTDITNLRSSVRDKYVFLITSFIVLLGIAAALTFALNEKSFEIGTIAIDSSYLPEFIVLLAIPVIILLIFIYIFRNVVKTHRTANFKCKLHKTKHVLLK, encoded by the exons ATGGAACAGAAAATTAATATGAGcgtattttataaaattggaacgtttttccttttaacgTGGATATGTCATTTTGTCAATGATGat agcaagttaaataatattttgaatgcGCAATATAATGTTGATAGAAAATTAGGTACAAGAACATATCGATTACTAGCAAgacataaaaataagaacgATTCagacattttatttttaaatgaagagATGCCAAATAATAGAGTGTACaataaaaaaggggaaacTTGCAGAAGGAAACGATCAAATGGAAGttcatttaataatgaagaaGACTATGAACAAATTGGGAAAAGTATACCTTATTTATACACAAAAAGATGTTCAAATCCTAATAAAAGGAAGGTGGacaaattatattacttATGTAAAGTTAGGAATATAATGAATACTGATATAACTAATTTAAGAAGTAGTGTCCGTGATAAATATGTGTTTCTTATTACTTCTTTTATTGTGCTTTTAGGAATTGCAGCGGCATTAACTTTTgcattaaatgaaaaaagtttTGAAATTGGAACTATTGCTATTGATAGTTCGTATTTGCCAGAATTTATTGTTCTTTTAGCAATAcctgttataattttattaatttttatttacatctTCAGAAATGTTGTAAAAACCCATAGAACAGcgaattttaaatgtaaattgCACAAAACGAAACATGTTTTACTAAAATAA